From Oreochromis niloticus isolate F11D_XX linkage group LG15, O_niloticus_UMD_NMBU, whole genome shotgun sequence:
acacacatgcaagtaCACTTACACGTACACACAATTTAGGCTGGATTGGACGACTGCAGAGTTTTTAAGCATTATCAGCCCCGCCCCCACCTTCATACACTCTCATCCTGAGCAAAGGGCTTTAAGCTCTGTCATACACAACTGCACATCACAGATTGTACCCTGCGACCACCAAGGAAACGTGAGAGGATCTAAACACCAAGACCCTCATCTCCTGCTGCAGATGCTGTAATACCATTTGGATgctctgaaaaaacaaaaggcgGCTAAAATACCAGAAAGGctgatcttgtgtgtgtgtgtgtgtgtgtgtgtctgtgtgcgacATAAGTGGAGCAAAAGAGATGAAATCTTAGTGGACGTCAACGCCAACAGATCAAAATTAGATGGAGGGAGAGCAGGCCCGTCTGATGGGAGCAAGAGGAGGGACAAGGACTGAAAAAGTATGCTCgcgagaggagaggaagaggaggaagaagtcTGTAGGGGTGGAGGAAGGCCCTGCTGGCCTGCAGAAGCACCGTGACTGCTCTTCAGCTTCCAGCATCTCCCATGGTAGCCACCTTTGACCCATTGTGACTGTGTTGGATTACAGATTGCCTGCAGTTAAAGATGAAGCAGAAATCACTTGAAGAGAAATGATGGTGGCAGAGGTGTTTTGGATGTGTGCTTTGACGCCATTGTTTACACGCTGCTGCATGGTGTCTGCGGGGATGATCTGTGTCCAGCTGTGTGATGACCTCATTAGATTTCTACAGTGCAGCCATGAAAAAGGGGGACGCTAAAGAGCTCGCCCCTCTCTCTGATTACACCTTCTATAGATCTTGATGTCAAGTCAGCTGCTTGCATCTATTTCAGGCTGGCAGTTGTTTAAAGGATGACCTGgacttttgtgcatttttttctaatGATAATGCAAAACATGTCATGCTATCTGTCTTCATATCTGCAGACGACCGCAGCTCGGCCAGCGGCCTGGATGTGGCCGATCGGCTGACATATCTCGAGCAGAGGATGCAGATGCAAGAAGATGAAGTCCAGCTGCTGAAGATGGCTCTGGCTGACGTCCTGAAGAGACTCAACATTTCTGAGGAGCACcaagcagctgctgctgccgctgcggCTGGCAGGAGAGCACCGGGGGCCAAAGGTGAGCAAAGATCTACTGTCATATCCATAAGCCAGTGGAAGGATTTCAGGTGTGTCGATACATGAAGTGCTTTAATCCCTCAGCCTGCTGCTGTCTTCTGCTGTACACCAGAAGACATCGACTTTTTTATAGATTGTACATGATGTGCTTGATTCAGCCATTCTTCCTCAGGTGCATTTGCTAGAATGGGACTATATTATTAAAAATGCAcataatgcagaaaaaaaagatgttttagagataggggttttgttttgttgtttagttCTATATGTAGTCAAAGAGAAATTGAATATCACAGTTTATCAAATCCAAGCACATGTGATCAAATTTTAGAGATAAATCTCACAAAGCACAGTAAAGTATCATGTTTGAGAAACTGAATCAAAtcatttgttttgcttaatCCCAGAGTCGTGCAAACCCAGTTAAGTGCTCAGTGTTTAACGACAGAAATGCTAATAAAAATTCAGTCATGGCTTTTTCTCAAAAGGGACTTTGTTTGTGCAGGCAACAAAAAGAGCATTCACAACAAACACAGTTCACagaatgtgcgtgtgtgtgtttgcttccaCAGCCAGGCCAGTGTCTCTGGCTCTGCCCTCCAGAGCCCCCATGGTGACCCCCAGCACAGCTTCTCTGAAGAAGAGCACCACGCTGCCCTCCAGCACCACAGCCAGGAACTACAGCCCAACACCACCCCGAAGGTACCCTGTCCTCTGGGAGGGAGCTGGagattattttcactttttgaaTATGCAGGAGATCACGTTGTGTATTTTCCAAGCCGACTTAAATGTCTGCCGTTAAACGAGGCATTAAATTTGCTGATTGATTTCTTTACCGCTCACTGTGGAGTGATCTCACACGGCAGGCCTTCTCACCCCACCTCACCCACTCGGAGCGAAGAGAAGTCCAACATATACAAGCGTGTGCTAATCAAGCAGCTTCAGTCTTCATTAGCGAGCTTCGCTTCTCATTATTTAACATGCAAAGGCAATCAGAAAGACAGCCTCCGGTATCTAAGAAACTGCACACGGATGCTCCGTAATGATCCCCAACACCAGCCTCTTCTTTTTCAAAGCAATAAAGCGCCGCTCCATTTTCTGCACATCTCTTCCTCTCAATTACATTTCAAATGATACTACTATTAGATAGCATTAGTTAGAGAGCATGATAGGCTATCTCTGTGGCACCTTAATGTGCTGGTGCTACATCTGGGCTACTCTGATATAATTGCACAGAGAGTGGTAAATCTCCATTCACTTAAAGCCGGCCGCTCAGTATGAGGAAAAAGCAAGACGGAGAATCACCCACATCATCGCGCTCATCTTTATTAAAGCTGGTTCATTTCTCTCCACTCTTATTTCACCTTTCTAATTAATCTCTCCTTACCTTTTGGctctttcctctttctcttctgTGCTgtccatttcttcttcttcttttttttctgacccCACTCGCTTTTTTCGTCTTTCCAGTGGTGTGAGGAGCCCACCTGGTAGCGTGAAAGACAGTCCGTGTAAGACCACTAGAACACGACCCGCCTCTGCAGCCTCGAGCAGCAAGAAAGTTCAGGACAGGTGAGAAGCTGTTATTGAATTTCtaaatttacacacacacaacaaacttAGGCGTCTGTCAAATTTACAGCACAGTTGTGTAACAGTGTTTCAGATTTCTTTGCCCACGTACACACTTCTCACAAACCAGATCATGTGTGGATCTCTGCTGATTTCGAGGTGACTTACGGCCGCATTTGTTTCTAAATTTAAATCAAAGTTATCTCCGCCCCAGACATCCTGTTTCAAGAGCAAACGCGGGGCACGAGCACAGGAAACCTTTAATTACTCAACCTGAAACTGATGTGTCAAGATGGCAGCCTTTTATAGTCGGATGAAATCTCCCTTCAGATCTGCtaactctctctttctgtccctgcatctctttgtttctctctcccACTCGTGTCCTCTGGCATCTCTGtatcatttttctctctctccttcaacATAACAGCGGCAAACCCAGAGAGGCTGCAGTGAATGTAGGTAAGTTGACTGGTTCCTGCTGGCAGCATTCAGAACAGGGCTGTGAAAGAAACCCGGCGTTGTTAAACTGACTCTGAATTGCACTTGTGTTGC
This genomic window contains:
- the LOC102080213 gene encoding echinoderm microtubule-associated protein-like 1 isoform X2, whose protein sequence is MAEGTAEGDTHMEELLDHGLGMEETAHGLLRRPSLKESYHSDSLLAPDTDFMTDDRSSASGLDVADRLTYLEQRMQMQEDEVQLLKMALADVLKRLNISEEHQAAAAAAAAGRRAPGAKARPVSLALPSRAPMVTPSTASLKKSTTLPSSTTARNYSPTPPRSGVRSPPGSVKDSPCKTTRTRPASAASSSKKVQDSGKPREAAVNVGTRRVTHCKVTMQIYLSPLTRKTGSSEAAKSASAVPAHSVPAPAPNRPQAKGNGKPEARKATPSFTLNLQKTSSGQSATHDTSSYKSPIKSPSQYFQICY
- the LOC102080213 gene encoding echinoderm microtubule-associated protein-like 1 isoform X3 produces the protein MIAMVKKSNWSHQEKNDRSSASGLDVADRLTYLEQRMQMQEDEVQLLKMALADVLKRLNISEEHQAAAAAAAAGRRAPGAKARPVSLALPSRAPMVTPSTASLKKSTTLPSSTTARNYSPTPPRSGVRSPPGSVKDSPCKTTRTRPASAASSSKKVQDSGKPREAAVNVGTRRVTHCKVTMQIYLSPLTRKTGSSEAAKSASAVPAHSVPAPAPNRPQAKGNGKPEARKATPSFTLNLQKTSSGQSATHDTSSYKSPIKSPSQYFQICY
- the LOC102080213 gene encoding echinoderm microtubule-associated protein-like 1 isoform X1, producing the protein MEGEQARLMGARGGTRTEKVCSREERKRRKKSVGVEEGPAGLQKHRDCSSASSISHDDRSSASGLDVADRLTYLEQRMQMQEDEVQLLKMALADVLKRLNISEEHQAAAAAAAAGRRAPGAKARPVSLALPSRAPMVTPSTASLKKSTTLPSSTTARNYSPTPPRSGVRSPPGSVKDSPCKTTRTRPASAASSSKKVQDSGKPREAAVNVGTRRVTHCKVTMQIYLSPLTRKTGSSEAAKSASAVPAHSVPAPAPNRPQAKGNGKPEARKATPSFTLNLQKTSSGQSATHDTSSYKSPIKSPSQYFQICY